A genomic segment from Malaclemys terrapin pileata isolate rMalTer1 chromosome 1, rMalTer1.hap1, whole genome shotgun sequence encodes:
- the LOC128830250 gene encoding olfactory receptor 52D1-like isoform X1: MCTLRISEPDGHIDHLMAAFNLTPSGPSTFILMGIPDLEAAHVWISIPFAMFYIIGLLGNFMVLFVVGNEKTLHKPMYLLLCMLALTDIGMSTCVMPKTLLIFWFNIKDIIVDGCLTQMFFFQAISIMHSGILVTMAFDRYVAICNPLRYTTILTNARIAKLGLVGLIRAVLFMLPPPLLLSRQPFCNDRIIPHTYCDHMAVAKMSCGDITVNRMYGLVLAFVVIGSDLTLIALSYGLIIRALLRISSKKAHQKAFSTCTAHIFVILMSYPPGLFSILTHRFSQGIAPHVHIIMANLYFVTPPMLNPIVYGVYTKELRDKVGKYMCRM, translated from the exons ATGt GCACCTTGAGAATTTCTGAGCCTGATGGACACATCGACCACCTCATGGCAGCTTTCAACCTCACCCCCTCTGGCCCTTCAACATTTATCCTAATGGGCATTCCCGACCTAGAAGCTGCTCACGtctggatttccatccctttcGCTATGTTCTACATTATTGGCCTGTTGGGAAATTTCATGGTTCTGTTTGTTGTAGGGAATGAGAAGACCCTGCACAAGCCAATGTacctgctgctctgcatgctggcacTCACAGACATTGGCATGTCTACTTGTGTCATGCCGAAGACACTGTTGATATTTTGGTTCAATATAAAAGATATTATAGTGGATGGCTGCCTCACCCAAATGTTCTTTTTTCAAGCGATTTCTATTATGCACTCAGGTATCCTTGTCACAATGGCCTTTGATCGCTATGTTGCCATATGTAACCCTCTGAGATACACCACCATCCTCACCAATGCACGAATAGCTAAGCTAGGGCTAGTGGGTTTGATAAGAGCTGTTCTTttcatgctgcccccacccctgctcctgagCAGGCAGCCATTCTGTAACGACCGCATTATTCCCCACACGTACTGCGACCACATGGCTGTGGCAAAGATGTCATGTGGGGACATCACAGTCAACAGGATGTATGGGTTGGTGTTGGCATTCGTAGTCATTGGGTCAGACTTGACTCTCATTGCCCTGTCCTATGGTTTGATCATCAGGGCCCTCCTCAGAATCTCCTCCAAGAAAGCCCACCAGAAAGCCTTCAGcacctgcacagcccacatcTTTGTGATACTGATGTCTTATCCTCCCGGCCTCTTCTCCATTCTGACACACCGGTTCAGTCAGGGCATCGCTCCCCACGTTCACATCATCATGGCCAACCTCTATTTCGTCACTCCCCCCATGCTCAACCCAATCGTTTATGGGGTTTATACCAAAGAACTTCGTGACAAAGTGGGCAAATACATGTGCAGAATGTGA
- the LOC128830250 gene encoding olfactory receptor 52N4-like isoform X2, with product MAAFNLTPSGPSTFILMGIPDLEAAHVWISIPFAMFYIIGLLGNFMVLFVVGNEKTLHKPMYLLLCMLALTDIGMSTCVMPKTLLIFWFNIKDIIVDGCLTQMFFFQAISIMHSGILVTMAFDRYVAICNPLRYTTILTNARIAKLGLVGLIRAVLFMLPPPLLLSRQPFCNDRIIPHTYCDHMAVAKMSCGDITVNRMYGLVLAFVVIGSDLTLIALSYGLIIRALLRISSKKAHQKAFSTCTAHIFVILMSYPPGLFSILTHRFSQGIAPHVHIIMANLYFVTPPMLNPIVYGVYTKELRDKVGKYMCRM from the coding sequence ATGGCAGCTTTCAACCTCACCCCCTCTGGCCCTTCAACATTTATCCTAATGGGCATTCCCGACCTAGAAGCTGCTCACGtctggatttccatccctttcGCTATGTTCTACATTATTGGCCTGTTGGGAAATTTCATGGTTCTGTTTGTTGTAGGGAATGAGAAGACCCTGCACAAGCCAATGTacctgctgctctgcatgctggcacTCACAGACATTGGCATGTCTACTTGTGTCATGCCGAAGACACTGTTGATATTTTGGTTCAATATAAAAGATATTATAGTGGATGGCTGCCTCACCCAAATGTTCTTTTTTCAAGCGATTTCTATTATGCACTCAGGTATCCTTGTCACAATGGCCTTTGATCGCTATGTTGCCATATGTAACCCTCTGAGATACACCACCATCCTCACCAATGCACGAATAGCTAAGCTAGGGCTAGTGGGTTTGATAAGAGCTGTTCTTttcatgctgcccccacccctgctcctgagCAGGCAGCCATTCTGTAACGACCGCATTATTCCCCACACGTACTGCGACCACATGGCTGTGGCAAAGATGTCATGTGGGGACATCACAGTCAACAGGATGTATGGGTTGGTGTTGGCATTCGTAGTCATTGGGTCAGACTTGACTCTCATTGCCCTGTCCTATGGTTTGATCATCAGGGCCCTCCTCAGAATCTCCTCCAAGAAAGCCCACCAGAAAGCCTTCAGcacctgcacagcccacatcTTTGTGATACTGATGTCTTATCCTCCCGGCCTCTTCTCCATTCTGACACACCGGTTCAGTCAGGGCATCGCTCCCCACGTTCACATCATCATGGCCAACCTCTATTTCGTCACTCCCCCCATGCTCAACCCAATCGTTTATGGGGTTTATACCAAAGAACTTCGTGACAAAGTGGGCAAATACATGTGCAGAATGTGA